Proteins from a single region of Corynebacterium casei LMG S-19264:
- the hisD gene encoding histidinol dehydrogenase, with protein sequence MLRVIDLRGRKLTTSQLRRVIPRGGVSVASVVEKVAPIVSDIQHRGAEAALDYCEQFDGIRPDAVRVPEQALLDALEQLDPQVKHSIETSIARVRKVHAEQKPDSHTTTLAEGATVTEVFLPVERVGLYVPGGKAVYPSSVIMNTVPAQEAGASTLVVASPPQKEFGGLPHPTVLATCAILGVDEVWAVGGAQGIALLAYGDDDAELEPVDMITGPGNIFVTAAKRLVRGLVGTDAEAGPTEIAVLADATANPVYVAYDLISQAEHDPMAASVLITDSEELAQSVSREIEQRYTATANAERAEEALRGEQSGVVLVDDLEHGIAVADAYAAEHLEVHTENARAVAERIKHAGAIFVGDYSPVPLGDYSAGSNHVLPTSGTARFNPGLSTHTFLRPVNLIEYDRQGLAEVADAVVNFANAEDLPAHGEAIRARFEDNF encoded by the coding sequence ATGTTGCGCGTCATCGATCTTAGAGGTCGGAAATTAACTACCTCCCAGTTGCGCCGAGTAATTCCCCGCGGTGGCGTTTCAGTCGCCTCCGTCGTGGAAAAAGTCGCACCGATCGTTAGCGATATCCAGCATCGTGGCGCCGAAGCCGCGCTCGACTACTGCGAGCAATTCGATGGCATCCGCCCTGATGCTGTCCGTGTGCCAGAGCAAGCATTGCTCGACGCGCTTGAGCAGCTGGACCCACAGGTCAAGCACTCCATTGAGACTTCCATTGCGCGCGTGCGCAAGGTGCACGCTGAGCAAAAACCAGATTCCCACACCACCACGTTGGCTGAGGGCGCGACCGTAACTGAGGTCTTCCTGCCCGTAGAACGTGTGGGCTTGTACGTGCCAGGTGGTAAGGCCGTGTACCCATCTTCGGTCATCATGAACACCGTGCCGGCACAAGAAGCTGGCGCATCCACGCTAGTTGTGGCGTCACCTCCGCAGAAAGAATTCGGCGGTTTGCCGCACCCAACCGTGTTGGCTACCTGCGCCATCTTGGGCGTGGATGAAGTCTGGGCTGTCGGCGGCGCCCAGGGTATTGCGCTGCTAGCGTATGGCGATGATGATGCTGAGCTTGAGCCAGTGGATATGATCACTGGTCCAGGCAACATCTTTGTCACGGCCGCAAAGCGCCTGGTACGTGGACTCGTCGGGACCGATGCTGAAGCAGGTCCAACCGAAATCGCAGTGCTGGCGGATGCCACCGCGAATCCTGTGTACGTGGCCTATGACCTGATTTCCCAGGCTGAGCACGATCCGATGGCAGCGAGTGTTCTTATCACGGATTCTGAAGAATTGGCGCAGTCTGTTTCGCGCGAAATCGAGCAGCGCTACACCGCAACCGCCAACGCAGAACGCGCTGAGGAAGCCCTGCGCGGTGAGCAGTCTGGAGTCGTTCTAGTTGATGACCTCGAGCACGGTATTGCTGTTGCGGATGCCTATGCCGCCGAGCATCTAGAAGTGCACACGGAAAATGCCCGCGCAGTTGCAGAACGTATCAAGCACGCCGGTGCGATCTTTGTCGGCGACTACTCGCCGGTGCCGCTGGGTGATTACTCAGCAGGTTCCAACCATGTGCTGCCCACCTCCGGCACCGCGCGCTTTAACCCAGGCCTGTCCACCCACACCTTCCTGCGCCCGGTCAACCTCATTGAGTATGACCGCCAGGGGCTCGCAGAGGTAGCAGATGCCGTGGTCAATTTTGCTAATGCCGAAGACCTCCCAGCACACGGTGAGGCAATCCGTGCACGATTTGAAGACAACTTTTAA
- a CDS encoding histidinol-phosphate transaminase — MTENSLQNITLDDLPLRDELRGKSAYGAPQLHVAHQLNTNENPYSPSDELIADLIAEIRKIASDLNRYPERDAVELRESLAQYITGQTGVAVTKEQVWAANGSNEILQQLLQAFAGPGRKALGFTPSYSMHPILSGGTQTEFIECPRAQDFTIDIEKALESIEKNAPDVVFITTPNNPTGDVTSLDGIETLIQAAPGIVIVDEAYAEFSPSPSAVTLLEKYPTKLVVSRTMSKAFDFAGGRLGYFVAAPAFIEAVMLVRLPYHLSSLTQAAAVVALRHSEDTLSTVAKLSAERIRVVETLDKLGFKVIPSESNFVFFGEFEDQHEIWKKFLECDVLIRDVGITGFLRTTIGLPSENDAFLEAAAAIVKEI, encoded by the coding sequence ATGACTGAAAATTCTTTGCAGAACATCACATTGGATGACTTGCCATTGCGGGACGAACTCCGCGGCAAGTCAGCTTATGGTGCACCGCAGTTGCACGTGGCGCACCAGCTCAACACCAATGAGAATCCTTATTCGCCATCGGATGAGCTGATCGCTGATTTGATTGCAGAAATCCGCAAGATTGCAAGCGACCTCAACCGCTATCCAGAGCGCGATGCAGTGGAGTTGCGTGAGTCATTGGCTCAGTACATCACGGGCCAAACTGGGGTAGCGGTAACCAAGGAACAAGTCTGGGCAGCCAACGGCTCTAATGAAATCCTGCAGCAGCTACTTCAAGCCTTTGCTGGTCCTGGCCGCAAGGCGCTGGGCTTTACCCCGTCTTATTCCATGCACCCGATTCTTAGCGGTGGAACCCAAACGGAATTCATCGAGTGCCCACGCGCTCAAGACTTCACTATTGATATTGAGAAGGCTTTAGAAAGCATCGAAAAGAATGCTCCCGACGTGGTGTTTATCACCACCCCGAACAACCCAACCGGCGATGTGACCAGCCTGGATGGCATTGAAACCCTCATCCAAGCCGCACCCGGAATTGTTATCGTGGATGAAGCTTATGCGGAGTTTAGCCCCAGCCCATCGGCTGTAACCCTTCTGGAGAAATACCCCACCAAGCTGGTGGTTTCGCGCACCATGTCTAAGGCCTTTGACTTCGCCGGTGGCCGCTTGGGTTACTTCGTAGCGGCACCGGCCTTTATTGAAGCCGTCATGCTGGTGCGCCTGCCGTACCACCTGTCCAGCCTGACCCAAGCGGCAGCGGTGGTGGCACTGCGCCACAGCGAAGACACCCTCTCTACCGTGGCGAAGCTTTCTGCGGAACGAATTCGCGTGGTAGAAACATTGGATAAGCTGGGCTTTAAAGTTATTCCGAGTGAATCCAACTTCGTGTTCTTTGGTGAATTTGAAGACCAGCACGAGATCTGGAAGAAGTTCCTAGAGTGCGATGTGCTGATTCGTGATGTAGGAATTACTGGCTTCCTGCGCACAACCATCGGGTTGCCATCGGAAAATGACGCCTTCTTAGAGGCAGCAGCGGCGATTGTTAAGGAGATTTAA
- the hisB gene encoding imidazoleglycerol-phosphate dehydratase HisB, with protein sequence MAQRVGMAERKTSESDITVEINLDGTGKSDISTGLPFFDHMLTAFATHGSFDLKVHAKGDVEIDAHHTVEDTAIVLGRAFSEAIGDKKGIRRFGSQWLPMDEALVEAVIDISGRAYYVMNGEPENMDWQIIGGHYATVINRHFFETFAIHSQTTLHVNVRYGRDPHHITEAEYKAVARALRQAVENDPRQSGIPSTKGAL encoded by the coding sequence ATGGCGCAACGAGTAGGTATGGCGGAACGCAAAACATCTGAATCTGACATCACGGTTGAAATCAACCTGGATGGTACCGGCAAGTCCGACATTTCCACTGGGCTGCCATTTTTTGACCACATGCTCACCGCGTTTGCTACGCACGGCAGCTTCGACTTGAAGGTGCACGCGAAAGGCGATGTAGAGATCGACGCCCACCACACCGTCGAAGACACCGCGATTGTCTTAGGCCGCGCTTTTAGCGAAGCCATTGGGGATAAGAAGGGTATTCGTCGTTTCGGATCGCAGTGGCTGCCGATGGACGAGGCGCTGGTTGAAGCCGTCATCGATATCTCTGGCCGCGCCTACTACGTCATGAACGGCGAGCCAGAAAACATGGACTGGCAGATCATCGGCGGTCACTATGCCACCGTGATCAACCGCCACTTCTTTGAAACCTTTGCTATCCACTCGCAGACCACACTGCACGTCAATGTGCGCTACGGCCGCGACCCGCACCACATCACCGAAGCAGAATACAAGGCTGTGGCCCGCGCGTTGCGCCAAGCGGTGGAAAATGACCCACGTCAATCAGGTATTCCATCCACCAAGGGAGCTCTGTAG